From Podospora bellae-mahoneyi strain CBS 112042 chromosome 3, whole genome shotgun sequence, the proteins below share one genomic window:
- a CDS encoding hypothetical protein (EggNog:ENOG503P26K; COG:K) produces the protein MVSQIEQQPAREDVNPPTTASPGPVDGDQAIDESSDADGDFAQLQKTLSQKRRAEKDSPESRLQKALPFPFFPNIRPLTVSDAPSCVQLENAAFPNPDHRASPEKFEYRLTTCPELSLGVFCTVIPSQLPSSCKLPTLSTARPVETDRADGAVSVLLAHIVSTRGTGKVVSDADMDYPKDWRTRQGKSAEVGHQETGGLVALHSLAVLPGLQGCGIGKMIMKAYLQQVKGMGLGEGVGLICQDYLVGYYERFGYKNLGPSKAQFGGGGWNDMVFDLSGKPE, from the exons ATGGTCTCCCAAATTGAACAACAGCCGGCGAGGGAGGACGtcaaccctccaaccacaGCCAGCCCAGGCCCCGTCGATGGAGATCAAGCCATTGACGAGTCCTCCGATGCCGACGGAGACTTTGCCCAACTGCAAAAGACACTCAGTCAGAAGCGACGAGCAGAGAAAGACTCTCCCGAGTCGAGGCTTCAGAAGGCGCTTCCGTTCCCCTTTTTCCCAAACATCAGACCCCTGACCGTCTCTGACGCACCGTCATGCGTGCAATTGGAGAACGccgccttccccaacccTGACCATAGGGCGTCCCCTGAGAAG TTCGAATACCGCCTCACCACCTGCCCCGAACTCTCCCTCGGCGTCTTCTGCACCGTCATCCCCTCCCagcttccctcctcctgcaaGCTCCCCACCCTTTCCACCGCCCGCCCGGTGGAAACCGACCGGGCTGATGGCGCCGTATCGGTGCTACTGGCGCATATCGTCTCCACTCGTGGGACTGGCAAAGTCGTCAGTGACGCTGATATGGACTACCCCAAAGACTGGCGGACACGACAAGGGAAGTCTGCCGAGGTGGGCCATCAGGAGACGGGGGGGCTGGTGGCGCTGCATTCACTTGCTGTTTTGCCTGGACTTCAGGGATGCGGGATAGGCAAGATGATCATGAAGGCGTATTTGCAGCAGGTGAAGGGTAtggggctgggggagggggtgggattgATTTGCCAGGATTATCTGGTGGGATATTATGAGAGGTTTGGGTACAAAAACCTGGGGCCAAGCAAGGCGcagtttgggggtggggggtggaatGATATG GTGTTTGATCTTTCTGGGAAACCAGAGTAG
- the URA5 gene encoding orotate phosphoribosyltransferase (BUSCO:EOG09264O9F; COG:F; EggNog:ENOG503NY1H) has protein sequence MSELPQYKKDFLKSAIDGNILKFGSFLLKSGRTSPYFFNAGDFYRADLLNSISTAYALTIDSLPIQYDIIFGPAYKGIPLATAATIKLGQINPDKYASVEYSFDRKEAKDHGEGGNIVGAPLKGKRVLIVDDVITAGTAKREAIAKIEKEGGIVAGIVVALDRMEKLPAKDGDDSKPGPSALGELKKEYNLPIYAILTLDDIIEGIKGLVGEEDIKRTEEYREKYKATD, from the coding sequence atgTCCGAGCTCCCCCAATACAAGAAAGACTTCCTCAAATCCGCCATCGACGGCAACATCCTCAAATTCggctccttcctcctcaaatcaGGCCGCACCTCCCCATACTTCTTCAATGCCGGCGACTTCTACCGCGCCGACCTCCTGaactccatctccaccgcctaCGCCCTCACAatcgactccctccccatccagtACGACATCATCTTCGGCCCCGCCTACAAGGGCatccccctcgccaccgccgccaccatcaagctcgGCCAGATTAACCCCGACAAGTACGCCTCGGTCGAGTACTCGTTCGACcgcaaggaggccaaggaccACGGCGAGGGCGGCAATATCGTCGGCGCCCCCTTAAAGGGAAAGAGAGTCCTCATCGTGGACGATGTCATCACCGCTGGCACCGCCAAGAGGgaggccatcgccaagattgagaaggagggcggCATCGTAGCTGGCATCGTTGTTGCGTTGGACAGGATGGAGAAGCTTCCGGCcaaggatggggatgattCCAAGCCTGGGCCGTCTGCGCTGGgcgagttgaagaaggagtaCAACCTGCCGATTTATGCTATTTTGACATTGGATGATATTATTGAGGGGATCAAGGGcttggttggagaggaggatatcaagCGGACTGAGGAGTATAGGGAGAAGTACAAAGCTACTGACTAA